In Kogia breviceps isolate mKogBre1 chromosome 19, mKogBre1 haplotype 1, whole genome shotgun sequence, a single genomic region encodes these proteins:
- the RUNDC1 gene encoding RUN domain-containing protein 1, with protein sequence MAALEAAAEPVTGVAAVGPKAKDEEEEEEESLPPCEAVRWAPVGAVAEAGPGAAAFSEEAAAEEPGAAPGSPPDSPGRTLRRLRAERRRLDSALLALSSHFAQVQFRLRQVVRGAPAEQQRLLSELEDFAFRGCPHVLGYGSPEDLASDDGDGMPGDRPRLRGEDQSEQEKREHLETQREKQKELILQLKTQLDDLETFAYQEGSYDSLPQSVVLERQRVIIDELIKKLDMNLNEDLSSLSTEELRQRVDVAVAQIVNPARVKEQLVEQLKTQIRDLEMFISFIQDEVGSPLQTGSGHCECKASGKTGNCSCRTGSSRPPPGNSKTKAEDMKTVRETGLHLMRRVLAVLQIFAVSQFGCATGQIPQTLWQRDQDDRDYSPLLKRLEVSVDRVKQLALRHQAHDHFSSSAGLQDLSLGGKDELTMAVRKELTVAVRDLLAHGLYASSPGMSLVMAPIACLLPAFSSAPEAMHPWELFVKYYHAKNGRAYVESPARKLSQSFALPVMGGTVVTPKQSLLTAIHVVLTEHGPFKRSADSELKALVCMALNEQRLVSWVNLICKSGSLIEPHYQPWSYMAHTGFESALNLLSRLSSLKFSLPVDLAVRQLKNIKDAF encoded by the exons ATGGCGGCTCTCGAAGCGGCTGCGGAGCCGGTAACGGGGGTGGCGGCTGTTGGACCAAAGGCGAAGgacgaagaggaggaggaagaggagtcgCTTCCGCCGTGCGAGGCAGTGCGCTGGGCGCCGGTTGgggcggtggcagaggccgggcCCGGGGCGGCGGCGTTCTCGGAAGAGGCGGCGGCCGAGGAGCCCGGAGCGGCCCCGGGCTCCCCACCGGACTCGCCGGGCCGGACGCTGAGGCGGCTGCGGGCCGAGCGGCGGCGGCTGGATTCGGCGCTGCTCGCGCTGTCCTCGCATTTCGCGCAGGTGCAGTTCCGCCTGCGGCAGGTGGTGCGCGGGGCGCCGGCGGAGCAGCAGCGCCTCCTGAGCGAGCTCGAGGACTTCGCCTTCCGCGGCTGTCCTCACGTCCTGGGTTACGGGAGCCCAGAGGACCTCGCCAGCGATGATGGCGACGGGATGCCGGGGGACCGGCCACGGTTGCGGGGCGAGGACCAG AGTGAGCAGGAGAAACGGGAACATCTGGAAACCCAGAGGGAGAAGCAGAAGGAACTGATACTGCAGCTCAAAACCCAGCTCGATGACCTGGAGACGTTTGCCTATCAGGAAGGCAGTTACGACTCCCTGCCGCAGTCCGTGGTCTTGGAAAGGCAGCGG GTGATCATCGATGAGTTAATAAAGAAACTGGACATGAATCTGAATGAGGACCTCAGTTCACTGTCCACTGAGGAGCTTCGGCAGCGTGTGGATGTAGCTGTAGCTCAGATCGTCAACCCAGCCCGAGTGAAAGAACAGCTGGTTGAGCAGCTGAAAACTCAGATCCGAGACCTCGAGATGTTCATCAGCTTCATCCAAG ATGAAGTAGGAAGCCCATTACAGACAGGTAGTGGACACTGTGAGTGCAAGGCCAGTGGGAAGACAGGAAACTGCTCCTGCAGAACTGGCAGCAGCAGACCACCTCCAGGAAACAGCAAAA CGAAAGCAGAAGACATGAAGACAGTTCGGGAGACGGGGCTGCACCTGATGCGGCGAGTGCTGGCAGTGCTCCAGATCTTTGCTGTTAGCCAGTTCGGTTGCGCCACAGGCCAGATCCCGCAGACTCTGTGGCAGAGGGACCAGGATGACAGGGACTACTCTCCCTTATTGAAAAGGCTGGAGGTGTCAGTAGACAGGGTGAAGCAGCTGGCCTTGAGGCACCAGGCGCACGACCACTTCAGCAGCTCCGCCGGCCTCCAGGACCTCTCTCTGGGAGGCAAGGACGAGCTGACCATGGCTGTGCGGAAGGAGCTGACTGTGGCCGTGAGGGACCTGCTGGCCCATGGACTGTACGCCTCCTCACCGGGGATGAGCCTCGTCATGGCCCCTATTGCCTGTCTGCTGCCGGCCTTCTCCTCGGCCCCCGAGGCCATGCACCCCTGGGAGCTCTTTGTAAAGTACTACCACGCTAAGAACGGCCGTGCTTATGTGGAGTCCCCTGCCCGGAAGCTCTCACAGTCCTTTGCCCTGCCTGTCATGGGAGGCACTGTGGTGACACCCAAGCAGAGCCTGCTGACAGCCATCCATGTGGTGCTGACGGAGCACGGCCCTTTTAAGCGCAGTGCAGACTCGGAGCTGAAGGCCTTGGTGTGCATGGCACTGAATGAGCAGCGTCTCGTGTCCTGGGTGAACCTCATCTGCAAGTCAGGGTCGCTCATCGAGCCCCACTACCAGCCCTGGAGCTACATGGCACACACGGGCTTTGAGAGCGCCCTCAACCTGCTCAGCCGCCTCAGCAGCCTCAAGTTCAGCCTCCCTGTAGACCTGGCTGTGCGCCAGCTCAAGAACATCAAAGATGCCTTTTGA
- the PTGES3L gene encoding putative protein PTGES3L isoform X1 codes for MARQHARTLWYDRPKYVFMEFCVEDSTDVHVLIEDHRIVFSCKNADGVEFYNEIEFYAKVNCKDSQDKRSGRSITCFVRKWKEKVAWPRLTKEDIKPVWLSVDFDNWRDWEGDEEVELAQVDHYAELLEKVSTKRPPPAMDDLDAPKKLCDSENYQRKPGELEGVSSICEHKCPLFAASTGT; via the exons ATGGCACG GCAGCATGCTCGGACCCTGTGGTACGACAGGCCCAAGTATGTGTTCATGGAGTTTTGTGTTGAGGACAGCACCGATGTCCACGTGCTCATCGAAGACCACCGCATTGTGTTCAG CTGCAAGAATGCCGATGGAGTGGAGTTTTATAATGAGATTGAGTTCTATGCCAAGGTGAACTGCAAG GACTCACAGGATAAGCGCTCTGGCCGCTCCATTACTTGCTTTGTGAGGAAATGGAAGGAGAAGGTGGCCTGGCCCCGACTCACTAAGGAGGATATCAAG CCAGTGTGGTTGTCTGTGGATTTTGATAACTGGAGAGACTGGGAAGGGGATGAAGAAGTGGAGTTGGCTCAGGTGGACCATTACGCAGAG CTTTTGGAGAAGGTCAGCACCAAGAGACCTCCCCCTGCAATGGACGACCTGGAT GCTCCCAAGAAGTTGTGTGACTCAGAAAATTACCAAAGAAAACCTGGAGAGCTGGAGGGAGTGAGCAGCATTTGTGAACATAAATGTCCACTCTTTGCAGCCTCTACAG gcACTTGA
- the PTGES3L gene encoding putative protein PTGES3L isoform X2: protein MEFCVEDSTDVHVLIEDHRIVFSCKNADGVEFYNEIEFYAKVNCKDSQDKRSGRSITCFVRKWKEKVAWPRLTKEDIKPVWLSVDFDNWRDWEGDEEVELAQVDHYAELLEKVSTKRPPPAMDDLDAPKKLCDSENYQRKPGELEGVSSICEHKCPLFAASTGT from the exons ATGGAGTTTTGTGTTGAGGACAGCACCGATGTCCACGTGCTCATCGAAGACCACCGCATTGTGTTCAG CTGCAAGAATGCCGATGGAGTGGAGTTTTATAATGAGATTGAGTTCTATGCCAAGGTGAACTGCAAG GACTCACAGGATAAGCGCTCTGGCCGCTCCATTACTTGCTTTGTGAGGAAATGGAAGGAGAAGGTGGCCTGGCCCCGACTCACTAAGGAGGATATCAAG CCAGTGTGGTTGTCTGTGGATTTTGATAACTGGAGAGACTGGGAAGGGGATGAAGAAGTGGAGTTGGCTCAGGTGGACCATTACGCAGAG CTTTTGGAGAAGGTCAGCACCAAGAGACCTCCCCCTGCAATGGACGACCTGGAT GCTCCCAAGAAGTTGTGTGACTCAGAAAATTACCAAAGAAAACCTGGAGAGCTGGAGGGAGTGAGCAGCATTTGTGAACATAAATGTCCACTCTTTGCAGCCTCTACAG gcACTTGA
- the PTGES3L gene encoding putative protein PTGES3L isoform X4, with protein sequence MARQHARTLWYDRPKYVFMEFCVEDSTDVHVLIEDHRIVFSCKNADGVEFYNEIEFYAKVNCKDSQDKRSGRSITCFVRKWKEKVAWPRLTKEDIKPVWLSVDFDNWRDWEGDEEVELAQVDHYAELLEKVSTKRPPPAMDDLDDDSDSADATST encoded by the exons ATGGCACG GCAGCATGCTCGGACCCTGTGGTACGACAGGCCCAAGTATGTGTTCATGGAGTTTTGTGTTGAGGACAGCACCGATGTCCACGTGCTCATCGAAGACCACCGCATTGTGTTCAG CTGCAAGAATGCCGATGGAGTGGAGTTTTATAATGAGATTGAGTTCTATGCCAAGGTGAACTGCAAG GACTCACAGGATAAGCGCTCTGGCCGCTCCATTACTTGCTTTGTGAGGAAATGGAAGGAGAAGGTGGCCTGGCCCCGACTCACTAAGGAGGATATCAAG CCAGTGTGGTTGTCTGTGGATTTTGATAACTGGAGAGACTGGGAAGGGGATGAAGAAGTGGAGTTGGCTCAGGTGGACCATTACGCAGAG CTTTTGGAGAAGGTCAGCACCAAGAGACCTCCCCCTGCAATGGACGACCTGGAT gatGATTCTGACAGTGCGGACGCAACAA gcACTTGA
- the VAT1 gene encoding synaptic vesicle membrane protein VAT-1 homolog, translated as MSAEREVAEEATVVAAAEAGAGEDASSQLLKAEAAGDAQPPAASEGPVAPSPPPLRCLVLTGFGGYDKVKLQTRPAAPPAPGTGQLTLRVKACGLNFADLMARQGLYDRLPPLPLTPGMEGAGVVIAVGEGVNDRKVGDRVMVLIRSGMWQEEVTVPSAQTFLMPEAMTFEEAAALLVNYITAYMVLFDFGNLRPGHSVLVHMAAGGVGMAALQLCHTVENVTVFGTASASKHEVLKESGVTHPIDYHTTDYVEEIKKISPKGVDIVLDPLGGSDTAKGYNLLKPMGKVVTYGMANLLTGPKRNLMAVARTWWNQFSVTALQLLPANRAVCGFHLGYLEGEVELVSGVVTRLVALYNQGHIKPHIDSVWPFEKVADAMRQMQEKRNVGKVLLVPGPEKEN; from the exons ATGTCCGCCGAGAGGGAGGTAGCCGAGGAGGCCACCGTGGTGGCGGCGGCCGAGGCAGGGGCTGGAGAAGATGCCTCTTCGCAGCTCCTGAAGGCGGAGGCAGCCGGCGACGCCCAGCCACCCGCGGCCTCCGAGGGGCCCGTCGCCCCTTCGCCGCCGCCGCTGCGCTGCCTGGTGCTCACCGGCTTCGGTGGCTACGACAAGGTGAAGTTGCAGACCCGGCCGGCCGCTCCCCCGGCCCCCGGGACCGGCCAGCTGACGCTGCGCGTCAAGGCCTGCGGGCTCAACTTCGCAGACCTTATGGCCCGGCAGGGGCTGTACGACCGGCTGCCGCCGCTGCCCCTCACTCCCGGCATGGAGGGCGCGGGCGTGGTGATCGCTGTGGGAGAGGGAGTTAACGACCGCAAG GTAGGGGACCGGGTGATGGTGTTGATCCGGTCAGGCATGTGGCAGGAGGAGGTGACTGTGCCTTCGGCCCAGACCTTCCTAATGCCTGAGGCCATGACCTTTGAAGAAGCTGCTGCCTTGCTCGTCAATTACATCACAGCCTACATGGTCCTCTTTGACTTTGGCAACCTACGGCCTGGCCACAGCGTCTTGGTACACATGGCTGCAG GGGGTGTGGGTATGGCTGCCTTGCAGCTGTGCCATACAGTAGAGAATGTGACGGTGTTCGGAACGGCCTCAGCCAGCAAGCATGAGGTGCTGAAGGAGAGCGGAGTCACACACCCCATCGACTACCACACGACTGACTATGTTGAGGAGATCAAGAAGATCTCTCCCAAAG GAGTGGACATCGTCCTGGACCCTCTGGGTGGGTCAGATACGGCCAAGGGCTACAACCTCCTCAAACCCATGGGCAAAGTAGTCACTTATG GAATGGCCAACTTGCTAACGGGCCCCAAGCGGAACCTGATGGCCGTGGCGCGCACATGGTGGAATCAGTTCAGCGTGACAGCTCTGCAGCTGCTGCCGGCCAACCGAGCCGTGTGTGGCTTCCACCTGGGCTACCTGGAGGGCGAGGTGGAGCTGGTCAGCGGTGTGGTGACCCGCCTCGTGGCTCTGTACAACCAGGGCCACATCAAACCCCACATCGACTCCGTGTGGCCCTTCGAGAAG GTGGCGGATGCCATGAGGCAGATGCAGGAGAAGAGGAACGTGGGCAAAGTCCTCCTGGTGCCTGGGCCGGAGAAGGAGAACTAG
- the PTGES3L gene encoding putative protein PTGES3L isoform X5 → MARQHARTLWYDRPKYVFMEFCVEDSTDVHVLIEDHRIVFSCKNADGVEFYNEIEFYAKVNCKDSQDKRSGRSITCFVRKWKEKVAWPRLTKEDIKPVWLSVDFDNWRDWEGDEEVELAQVDHYAELLEKVSTKRPPPAMDDLDALDYGCCIR, encoded by the exons ATGGCACG GCAGCATGCTCGGACCCTGTGGTACGACAGGCCCAAGTATGTGTTCATGGAGTTTTGTGTTGAGGACAGCACCGATGTCCACGTGCTCATCGAAGACCACCGCATTGTGTTCAG CTGCAAGAATGCCGATGGAGTGGAGTTTTATAATGAGATTGAGTTCTATGCCAAGGTGAACTGCAAG GACTCACAGGATAAGCGCTCTGGCCGCTCCATTACTTGCTTTGTGAGGAAATGGAAGGAGAAGGTGGCCTGGCCCCGACTCACTAAGGAGGATATCAAG CCAGTGTGGTTGTCTGTGGATTTTGATAACTGGAGAGACTGGGAAGGGGATGAAGAAGTGGAGTTGGCTCAGGTGGACCATTACGCAGAG CTTTTGGAGAAGGTCAGCACCAAGAGACCTCCCCCTGCAATGGACGACCTGGAT gcACTTGACTATGGCTGCTGCATCAGATGA
- the RPL27 gene encoding large ribosomal subunit protein eL27, which translates to MGKFMKPGKVVLVLAGRYSGRKAVIVKNIDDGTSDRPYSHALVAGIDRYPRKVTAAMGKKKIAKRSKIKSFVKVYNYNHLMPTRYSVDIPLDKTVVNKDVFRDPALKRKARREAKVKFEERYKTGKNKWFFQKLRF; encoded by the exons ATGGGCAAGTTCATGAAACCCGGGAAGGTGGTGCTGGTCCTGGCCGGTCGCTACTCCGGACGCAAAGCGGTCATCGTGAAG AACATTGATGATGGCACCTCAGACCGACCCTACAGCCATGCTCTGGTGGCTGGAATTGATCGCTATCCCCGCAAAGTGACAGCTGCCATGGGCAAGAAGAAAATTGCCAAGAGGTCAAAGATCAAGTCTTTCGTGAAAGTTTATAATTATAATCACCTCATGCCCACAAG GTACTCTGTGGATATCCCCTTGGACAAAACTGTTGTCAACAAGGATGTCTTCAGAGACCCTGCTCTCAAACGCAAGGCCCGACGAGAGGCCAAGGTCAAGTTTGAGGAGAG ATACAAGACCGGCAAGAACAAATGGTTCTTTCAGAAGCTGCGGTTTTAG
- the PTGES3L gene encoding putative protein PTGES3L isoform X3, whose product MARQHARTLWYDRPKYVFMEFCVEDSTDVHVLIEDHRIVFSCKNADGVEFYNEIEFYAKVNCKDSQDKRSGRSITCFVRKWKEKVAWPRLTKEDIKPVWLSVDFDNWRDWEGDEEVELAQVDHYAELLEKVSTKRPPPAMDDLDDDSDSADATSN is encoded by the exons ATGGCACG GCAGCATGCTCGGACCCTGTGGTACGACAGGCCCAAGTATGTGTTCATGGAGTTTTGTGTTGAGGACAGCACCGATGTCCACGTGCTCATCGAAGACCACCGCATTGTGTTCAG CTGCAAGAATGCCGATGGAGTGGAGTTTTATAATGAGATTGAGTTCTATGCCAAGGTGAACTGCAAG GACTCACAGGATAAGCGCTCTGGCCGCTCCATTACTTGCTTTGTGAGGAAATGGAAGGAGAAGGTGGCCTGGCCCCGACTCACTAAGGAGGATATCAAG CCAGTGTGGTTGTCTGTGGATTTTGATAACTGGAGAGACTGGGAAGGGGATGAAGAAGTGGAGTTGGCTCAGGTGGACCATTACGCAGAG CTTTTGGAGAAGGTCAGCACCAAGAGACCTCCCCCTGCAATGGACGACCTGGAT gatGATTCTGACAGTGCGGACGCAACAAGTAATTAA
- the PTGES3L gene encoding putative protein PTGES3L isoform X6 gives MARQHARTLWYDRPKYVFMEFCVEDSTDVHVLIEDHRIVFSCKNADGVEFYNEIEFYAKVNCKDSQDKRSGRSITCFVRKWKEKVAWPRLTKEDIKTSLMTQWLRIHLPVQGTQVGALVLEDPTCHGATKLVCHDY, from the exons ATGGCACG GCAGCATGCTCGGACCCTGTGGTACGACAGGCCCAAGTATGTGTTCATGGAGTTTTGTGTTGAGGACAGCACCGATGTCCACGTGCTCATCGAAGACCACCGCATTGTGTTCAG CTGCAAGAATGCCGATGGAGTGGAGTTTTATAATGAGATTGAGTTCTATGCCAAGGTGAACTGCAAG GACTCACAGGATAAGCGCTCTGGCCGCTCCATTACTTGCTTTGTGAGGAAATGGAAGGAGAAGGTGGCCTGGCCCCGACTCACTAAGGAGGATATCAAG ACATCCCTGatgactcagtggttaagaatccacctgccagtgcaggggacacaggttggagccctggtcctggaagatcccacttgccatggagcaactaagcttgtgtgccacgactactga
- the IFI35 gene encoding interferon-induced 35 kDa protein, whose protein sequence is MMALQALQEEQAKLKTRLQELKRKLRDNPQDKVPFPVPEATLVFRGDIQQGKETGKSVVSNLRICYPLPGGSALVTFDDPNVAKQVLQQTEHTIDVEGFRLRVQVQPLELPMLTTIQVSSQMNEQRVLVSGFPAGLKLSEEELLDKLEIFFGKSKNGGGDVETRELLQGSVMLGFTKDTVAQHLCQTGRFTVPLGKQQFPLRVSPYMSGKIQKAEVRSLPAPHSVLVLNVPDVLDGPELQDVLEIYFQKPTRGGGEVEAVTVMPLGQQGLAVFTDKLG, encoded by the exons ATGATG GCCCTCCAAGCCCTTCAGGAGGAACAGGCCAAACTAAAGACCAGGCTACAGGAGCTGAAAAGGAAGCTCAGGGACAACCCCCAAGACAAG gtCCCATTCCCAGTGCCTGAGGCCACCCTAGTGTTCCGAGGAGACATTCAGCAGGGCAAGGAAACGGGCAAGTCTGTGGTTTCTAACCTGCGGATCTGTTACCCTCTGCCTGGAGGCTCCGCTCTGGTCACCTTTGATGACCCCAATG TGGCCAAGCAGGTGCTGCAGCAAACGGAGCACACGATCGATGTGGAAGGGTTCCGACTGCGGGTGCAGGTCCAGCCCTTGGAGCTGCCCATGCTGACCACCATCCAG GTGTCCAGCCAGATGAATGAACAGAGAGTACTGGTCAGTGGGTTTCCTGCCGGGCTTAAGCTAAGCGAGGAGGAGCTGCTGGACAAGTTGGAGATCTTCTTTGGCAAGAGCAAGAACGGGGGTGGTGACGTGGAGACGCGGGAACTGCTGCAAGGCAGTGTCATGCTGGGCTTCACTAAGGATACGG TGGCCCAGCACCTGTGCCAGACGGGCCGGTTCACAGTGCCACTGGGTAAGCAGCAGTTCCCTCTGAGAGTCTCTCCCTATATGAGTGGAAAGATCCAGAAGGCTGAG GTCAGGTCCCTGCCAGCGCCCCACTCGGTGCTGGTGCTCAACGTCCCTGATGTCCTGGATGGCCCGGAGCTACAAGACGTGCTGGAGATCTACTTCCAGAAGCCCACCcgtgggggcggggaggtggaAGCCGTGACAGTCATGCCCCTGGGACAGCAGGGCCTGGCGGTCTTCACTGACAAGTTGGGCTAG